Proteins co-encoded in one Setaria viridis chromosome 9, Setaria_viridis_v4.0, whole genome shotgun sequence genomic window:
- the LOC117839551 gene encoding uncharacterized protein: MTQLKTAALLAATLLVLLAAAAAVSGQPSPHFDVPNCQNDIDALWRTCKQYVKKEGPKQKPSSDCCKTVQAADAHSSCICDYLGSPDARENLSLEKVFYVTKQCGVTIPAGCGSKRF, encoded by the coding sequence ATGACCCAGCTAAAGACTGCTGCCCTCCTGGCTGCGAcactcctcgtcctcctcgccgctgcAGCAGCAGTTTCAGGCCAACCATCTCCTCATTTTGACGTCCCAAACTGCCAGAATGACATCGACGCGCTGTGGCGCACCTGCAAGCAGTACGTCAAGAAGGAGGGGCCCAAGCAGAAGCCGTCTTCGGACTGCTGCAAAACCGTGCAGGCTGCAGATGCCCATTCGTCCTGCATCTGCGATTACCTGGGCTCTCCAGACGCCAGGGAGAATTTAAGCCTGGAGAAAGTCTTCTATGTCACCAAGCAGTGCGGCGTCACCATCCCTGCAGGCTGCG